In one window of Fulvia fulva chromosome 5, complete sequence DNA:
- a CDS encoding Phenylacetyl-CoA ligase epaB — protein MPFLAQEHFPLSNEDILSWTFDHVKYDWDEPIYIDALKPERSVSARQAKKLVRQLAAGFRALGLKKGDCVSIHSFNDIYYPIFFLGVLAAGGVYAGTNPAYTQYELAHTTKIAHVKYILVQPELYKHVLKAAEENGIPKKNIIIFNPNGEAAPPGFLQWQDLLKHGEADWENFDDYQTAYERGAARLYSSGTTGLPKAAELSHLNLTSQHTLVYESYPRTYAVRRCLALPMFHAATAPNAFCTPLRMGNKAYVLPRFDLETWFWCHEKYEITDLAAVPPIVVMAINSPLKEKYSLKAAKVGNIGAAPLDKAPQARMQTLLAEGAPFTQVWGMTETSCIATRHPFPNDDETGSVGFPIPNLDIKLVDDDGKDITAYNVRGEICIRGPTVIKGYYENPEANARDWDSEGFFHTGDIAWIDPETGKYYIVDRKKELIKVRGFQVAPPELEGVLLSHPEIVDAAVIGVPDSRGYELPRGYIVRRDVKSNKPTADEVQTMMKEKLTDYKKLAGGVVFVEAIPKNASGKILKRILRDQAEAEMKMEGKAKL, from the coding sequence ATGCCTTTCCTAGCACAAGAACACTTCCCTCTGTCCAACGAAGACATCCTGTCATGGACCTTCGACCATGTGAAGTACGACTGGGACGAGCCCATCTACATTGACGCCTTGAAGCCAGAGAGATCAGTCTCTGCGAGACAAGCCAAGAAGCTCGTACGACAGCTCGCCGCAGGCTTCAGAGCATTGGGCTTGAAGAAGGGCGACTGTGTATCCATCCACAGCTTCAACGACATCTACTACCCGATCTTCTTCTTGGGTGTGCTCGCTGCGGGGGGAGTCTACGCTGGCACAAATCCCGCATACACACAGTACGAACTCGCGCACACCACCAAGATTGCCCACGTCAAGTACATCCTCGTCCAGCCAGAACTGTACAAGCACGTTCTAAAAGCCGCCGAAGAGAACGGCATTCCCAAGAAGaacatcatcatcttcaACCCCAACGGCGAAGCAGCACCTCCCGGCTTTCTCCAATGGCAAGACCTCCTCAAACACGGCGAAGCAGACTGGGAGAACTTCGACGACTACCAAACCGCCTACGAACGCGGTGCTGCCCGTCTCTACTCCTCCGGCACAACAGGCCTCCCCAAAGCCGCCGAACTCTCGCACCTGAACCTCACCTCCCAGCACACTCTCGTCTACGAAAGCTACCCCCGCACCTACGCGGTGCGCCGCTGCCTCGCACTCCCCATGTTCCACGCCGCCACCGCCCCCAACGCCTTCTGCACGCCCCTCCGCATGGGCAACAAAGCCTACGTCCTCCCGCGCTTCGACCTCGAGACGTGGTTCTGGTGCCATGAAAAGTACGAAATCACCGACTTAGCCGCCGTGCCTCCCATCGTAGTCATGGCGATCAATTCCCCTTTGAAAGAGAAGTATAGCCTGAAAGCAGCGAAGGTGGGCAATATCGGTGCTGCGCCGTTGGATAAGGCGCCGCAGGCGAGGATGCAGACTCTTCTGGCTGAGGGGGCGCCGTTTACGCAGGTTTGGGGCATGACGGAGACGAGTTGTATCGCGACAAGACATCCTTTCCCCAACGACGATGAGACCGGTTCGGTAGGGTTCCCGATCCCGAACCTCGACATCAAACTCGTCGATGATGACGGAAAGGACATCACAGCCTACAACGTTCGCGGGGAGATTTGCATCAGGGGACCTACAGTCATCAAGGGATACTACGAAAACCCCGAAGCGAACGCACGAGACTGGGACAGCGAGGGCTTCTTCCACACGGGAGATATCGCTTGGATAGACCCCGAGACGGGGAAGTACTACATAGTCGACCGGAAGAAGGAGCTCATAAAAGTCCGAGGCTTCCAGGTCGCGCCTCCAGAACTGGAAGGCGTCCTCCTCTCGCACCCGGAGATCGTGGATGCGGCTGTGATTGGAGTTCCGGATTCGAGAGGGTACGAGTTGCCGCGTGGGTACATCGTGAGGAGGGATGTCAAGAGCAATAAGCCGACGGCAGATGAGGTTCAGACTATGATGAAGGAGAAGCTTACAGACTACAAGAAATTGGCCGGCGGTGTCGTGTTCGTGGAAGCGATACCGAAGAATGCGTCAGGGAAGATCTTGAAGCGTATTTTGAGAGACCAAGCTGAGGCGGAGATGAAGATGGAAGGCAAGGCGAAGCTATGA
- a CDS encoding 3-hydroxyphenylacetate 6-hydroxylase, which translates to MVETIQDKAYAEISSVYPNDTELLSAATAEGPDFADKLPYLHELGQECLRYFTVLMLSLPRTTTQPSVYNSKHIPAGTTLWLNAWACNMDSEIWDDPEVFRPERWLQRPNAPFFTYGLGHRMCVGVALANRELELVLLRVLGYFEIQSAHPQETDASPWTGSSNRSVAGGFPKHYEAYFMPRDEENLRRALGARS; encoded by the exons ATGGTCGAAACG ATCCAAGACAAAGCATACGCTGAGATCTCGTCAGTGTATCCCAATGATACAGAACTGTTGTCAGCAGCGACAGCAGAAGGCCCCGACTTTGCAGACAAGCTTCCGTATCTGCATGAGCTAGGTCAGGAATGTCTGCGCTATTTCACCGTACTTATGCTATCGCTTCCACGAACTACCACCCAGCCCTCTGTCTACAACTCCAAGCATATTCCGGCAGGTACCACTCTCTGGCTCAACGCCTGGGCGTGCAATATGGACTCTGAGATCTGGGATGATCCAGAAGTGTTCCGTCCCGAGCGCTGGCTTCAGCGACCGAACGCACCTTTCTTCACCTATGGTCTTGGTCATCGGATGTGTGTCGGAGTAGCTCTTGCCAATAGAGAGCTTGAGCTGGTACTCTTGCGTGTCCTGGGATATTTCGAGATCCAGTCTGCACACCCACAGGAGACAGATGCAAGCCCGTGGACAGGGAGTTCCAATCGCAGCGTCGCGGGCGGCTTTCCCAAGCATTATGAGGCGTACTTCATGCCGAGAGACGAGGAGAACCTGCGAAGAGCATTGGGTGCCAGATCTTGA
- a CDS encoding Putative dihydroxy-acid dehydratase, mitochondrial, with product MLALRSGALPARSAWCSRSQWHSMRALSSSARRSKQPFPTEAQGLNAVSKHITQPKAQGASQAMLYATGLDEEDMNKAQVGISSVWYGGNPCNMHLMDLNHKVKEGVEKAGLLGMQFNTIGVSDAISMGTSGMRYSLQSRDLIADSIETVMGGQWYDANISIPGCDKNMPGVIMAMARVNRPSLMVYGGTIAAGCGVKPRNARLDIVSAFQSYGQFLTGEIDEEERFDIVRNSIPGCGACGGMYTANTLASVIEVMGMSLPGSSSNPAASKAKQLECLAAGPAIRNLLKEDIRPSDILTRQAFRDAMVIVNITGGSTNAVLHLIAIAHSVGIDLSIDDFQEVTDSTPFLANLKPSGQYVFEDLYNIGGIPSLTKFLLKEGLLDGSRMTVTGKTLKENVEKAADFPGDQDIIRPISNPIKKTGHIQILRGSLAPGGSVGKITGKEGTVFTGKAKCYDAEDLFIEALERGEIKKGEKTVVIIRYEGPKGGPGMPEMLKPSSAIMGAGLGNDVALITDGRFSGGSHGFLIGHVTPEAQEGGPIGLARDGDEITIDAENRVIDINNITEDELERRRQEFTPPPLKYKKGVLFKYARNVQDASHGCITDANISTAELDSAGGASEAFGVQK from the exons ATGCTGGCGTTACGGTCTGGTGCGCTGCCTGCGCGCTCAGCCTGGTGCTCAAGGAGCCAATGGCACTCCAT GCGAGCACTGTCGAGCTCAGCAAGAAGATCGAAGCAGCCATTCCCCACCGAAGCCCAAGGCCTCAATGCCGTTTCGAAACACATCACACAGCCAAAGGCACAGGGCGCGTCACAAGCTATGCTGTACGCCACCGGTCTCGATGAGGAGGACATGAACAAGGCGCAGGTTGGAATTTCGTCAGTATGGTATGGTGGCAATCCTTGCAATATGCACTTGATGGACCTCAACCACAAGGTGAAAGAGGGCGTAGAAAAGGCGGGTCTGCTGGGTATGCAGTTCAACACCATCGGTGTGTCAGACGCCATCAGTATGGGCACCTCCGGCATGCGATACTCCCTACAAAGTAGAGACTTGATCGCAGATTCCATCGAGACTGTCATGGGTGGACAGTGGTACGATGCGAATATCAGTATACCTGGTTGCGACAAGAACATGCCCGGTGTCATCATGGCCATGGCACGCGTGAACAGACCCAGTCTGATGGTCTACGGTGGCACAATCGCTGCAGGATGTGGCGTGAAGCCACGCAATGCCAGACTGGACATCGTGTCCGCATTCCAGTCATACGGCCAGTTCTTGACCGGCGAGATCGACGAGGAGGAGCGATTCGACATTGTGCGGAACTCCATTCCAGGCTGCGGTGCATGTGGTGGCATGTACACTGCTAACACTCTCGCATCCGTCATCGAAGTCATGGGCATGTCACTCCCTGGCTCATCATCGAACCCAGCAGCCAGCAAGGCGAAGCAGCTTGAATGCTTGGCCGCAGGTCCAGCAATTCGCAACCTACTCAAGGAGGACATCCGGCCGAGCGACATCCTTACACGGCAGGCATTCAGGGATGCAATGGTCATTGTCAACATCACTGGTGGTTCAACTAACGCGGTCCTGCATCTTATCGCCATCGCACACTCTGTTGGCATTGATCTTTCCATCGACGACTTCCAGGAAGTCACCGACTCCACGCCTTTCCTTGCCAATCTGAAGCCATCTGGTCAATACGTGTTCGAAGATCTCTACAACATTGGTGGCATTCCATCGTTGACCAAATTCCTGCTCAAGGAAGGTCTTTTGGACGGTAGCCGCATGACGGTGACTGGTAAGACTCTCAAGGAGAACGTCGAGAAAGCCGCAGACTTCCCCGGCGACCAAGACATCATCCGGCCCATCAGCAACCCCATCAAGAAGACCGGCCACATTCAGATTCTACGCGGCTCATTGGCACCTGGTGGCTCTGTTGGCAAGATCACAGGCAAGGAAGGCACCGTGTTCACCGGCAAGGCGAAGTGTTACGACGCCGAAGATCTCTTCATCGAGGCCCTTGAGCGAGGTGAGATCAAGAAGGGCGAAAAGACTGTCGTCATCATCCGCTACGAAGGACCAAAGGGTGGACCCGGTATGCCAGAGATGTTGAAGCCTTCCTCCGCCATCATGGGTGCAGGCCTCGGCAACGATGTCGCCCTGATCACTGACGGACGCTTCTCCGGTGGCTCTCACGGTTTCCTCATTGGGCACGTAACGCCCGAAGCACAAGAAGGAGGCCCGATTGGTCTCGCGAGAGATGGTGATGAGATCACAATCGATGCTGAGAACCGTGTGATTGACATCAACAACATCACCGAGGACGAGCTGGAACGAAGACGACAGGAGTTCACGCCACCACCGCTTAAGTATAAGAAGGGTGTGTTGTTCAAGTACGCACGCAATGTCCAGGATGCCAGCCATGGATGTATCACGGACGCCAATATCAGTACCGCGGAGCTCGACAGCGCTGGGGGAGCGTCTGAGGCTTTCGGTGTGCAAAAGTAA
- a CDS encoding sulfoglucosamine sulfohydrolase, with translation MQNYWPTRILRTPRYKYHRNIAWRLDFPFAADLYASRAFEEIRNMPAPVMVGTRTLKNYIFRPAEELYDLEQDPQEVRNLTGDEKYRELLLEMREKVTEWQKQTGDLWLYRDGQSVTGLSRYAKDGLEVPERLDFDVERPGTEGVVMTRHLDKDAYSAGIKETTY, from the coding sequence ATGCAAAACTACTGGCCCACCCGAATCCTCCGCACGCCCCGCTACAAATACCACCGCAACATCGCCTGGCGTCTAGATTTCCCCTTCGCCGCGGATCTCTACGCCAGCCGTGCGTTCGAAGAGATTCGGAATATGCCTGCACCAGTCATGGTAGGGACCAGGACCCTCAAGAATTATATTTTCCGCCCAGCTGAGGAGCTCTATGATCTGGAGCAAGATCCTCAGGAGGTTCGGAATTTGACTGGTGATGAGAAGTATAGGGAATTGCTGCTTGAGATGCGTGAGAAGGTCACGGAGTGGCAGAAGCAGACTGGTGATCTGTGGCTCTATCGCGACGGGCAGAGCGTTACGGGTTTGTCGAGATATGCTAAGGATGGGCTGGAGGTGCCTGAGAGGCTTGACTTTGATGTTGAGAGGCCTGGAACGGAGGGTGTGGTGATGACTAGACACCTTGATAAGGACGCGTATTCGGCTGGGATCAAGGAGACGACGTATTGA
- a CDS encoding Sodium/potassium-transporting ATPase subunit alpha: protein MDEPVPNLPKAHTLAAGELERVPTGDRGRVTYATDTRPRRTSTDRFDRRGSHARSRSRDSSMSIRAARRSIDPSFALPPVFRTLSFGVDEANRRSFAKDEKPTKSKKDKKSKQNSAQLELGSIDYHKSTIDELIQRFSTSRGTGISDAQAAQKIKEIGRNVPTPPPSRWFQQTIGYLFGGFGTILFVASILVFASWKPLGNPEPAVANLALAIVLAIVWVIQAAFSFWQDFSSSRVMSSITRMLPEECMILRGGSQQRADGRDVVPGDILRITIGNKLPADVRFLEVSSDARFDRSILTGEPAPLLGSVESTDDNYLETANIGLAGTHCVSGSAWGLILETGDRTVFGRIAKLTSTPKTGMSPLQKEILYFVLFIVCIMLTMVVIVIAIWAGWLRQEHPGWISVSALIVSCVSVAVAFIPEGLPIAVTASLTITANIMRKNKILCKSLKTVETLGAVNVICSDKTGTLTRNQMSVTDFLVGKTAFSAVDAEQRYRDSEGIRQLANASAVCNEAEFDASTLDKPIIDRKVNGDATDSAILRFAESMQNVRELRNDWRSIFKVAFNSKNKFAVNVATSETSEKFENALLMIKGAPDILLPRCTSYIDLDGSTKPMTESDQRTLEGMKDFWSSQGKRVILLAEKPLEKLTFDPTEQPREYEREILGRAGHDLVLAGLVGIVDPPRPEIPEVVSILRGAGIRVFMVTGDFKLTAQAIAAECGIITSTPKNIDDVTHLAFEESYLVSAGIIESRSNSSDGSRQYLHKSIVLSGADIETLDDSMWDKLAQYEEIVFARTTPEHKLKIVREFQSRELTVGMTGDGVNDAPSLKEADIGIAMGSGSDIAIEAADMVLLDSFAAVIEAVKYGRVVYDNLKKTITYLLPAGSFSEFWPVMTNVAFGLPQILSSFLMIIICCFTDCAAATALAYEKPEADVLTRPPRNAKKDRLVNWKLILQAYGFIGILETVSSFAMGYWYAQRNAVPFSSLWFGFGAVPKGMTQAQYKDILNTASSVYFVNLVVMQWFVLFAVRTRRLSVLQHSMNWLLLPAICFALVFAIIWLYVPAFHDTLQTAVVPVAHWFLPMAFGMAILLLDEARKFCVRRWPQGFLARIAW from the exons ATGGACGAGCCAGTGCCCAACCTTCCCAAGGCCCACACGCTCGCCGCTGGGGAGCTTGAACGGGTCCCGACCGGCGACAGAGGTCGTGTTACCTATGCTACTGACACCCGTCCTCGTCGCACAAGCACAGATCGTTTCGACAGGCGTGGAAGCCATGCACGTTCCAGATCGCGGGACTCGTCAATGTCAATCAGGGCTGCTCGCCGGAGCATAGACCCTAGCTTCGCACTGCCGCCGGTCTTCAGGACACTCTCCTTTGGAGTCGATGAGGCCAACAGAAGGAGCTTTGCCAAAGATGAGAAGCCTACCAAAAGCAAGAAGGACAAGAAGAGCAAGCAAAACTCCGCTCAACTCGAGCTTGGAAGCATCGACTATCACAAATCTACAATTGATGAGCTGATACAACGCTTTTCGACCTCCCGTGGCACTGGAATTTCTGATGCTCAAGCTGCTCAGAAGATCAAGGAGATTGGCCGAAACGTGCCAACGCCGCCTCCATCAAGATGGTTCCAGCAGACGATCGGCTACCTCTTCGGTGGCTTCGGCACCATCCTCTTTGTTGCTTCAATACTGGTATTTGCATCATGGAAGCCATTAG GTAACCCTGAGCCTGCGGTCGCGAACCTCGCGTTAGCGATTGTGCTAGCTATCGTTTGGGTCATTCAAGCAGCTTTCTCATTCTGGCAAGACTTCTCGAGTTCTCGCGTCATGAGTAGCATCACCCGAATGCTCCCAGAAGAATGCATGATCCTCCGTGGTGGCTCGCAGCAAAGGGCCGACGGACGCGATGTGGTTCCTGGCGATATCCTTCGGATCACGATCGGAAACAAGCTGCCAGCTGATGTTCGCTTCCTCGAAGTCTCATCCGATGCCAGATTCGACCGCAGTATCCTCACCGGAGAGCCAGCTCCACTTCTCGGCTCGGTCGAATCAACAGACGACAACTATCTCGAGACCGCAAATATCGGCCTGGCAGGTACACATTGCGTGTCTGGTAGCGCTTGGGGCCTCATCCTCGAAACGGGCGACCGCACAGTGTTTGGACGAATCGCTAAGCTCACCAGTACCCCGAAGACCGGGATGTCACCACTGCAGAAGGAGATCCTCTACTTTGTCCTGTTCATTGTTTGTATCATGTTGACAATGGTCGTCATCGTCATTGCGATCTGGGCAGGCTGGCTGCGACAAGAACATCCAGGCTGGATCTCGGTTTCGGCGCTCATCGTCTCCTGCGTGAGCGTTGCGGTGGCTTTCATCCCCGAAGGATTACCCATTGCGGTCACGGCCAGCTTGACCATCACCGCGAACATCATGAGGAAGAACAAGATTCTCTGCAAGAGCTTGAAGACTGTGGAGACACTTGGCGCCGTCAATGTCATCTGCTCAGACAAGACCGGTACCCTGACACGCAACCAAATGTCGGTCACAGACTTTCTGGTCGGCAAGACTGCCTTCTCAGCTGTCGATGCAGAGCAACGTTACAGAGACAGCGAAGGCATCAGGCAGCTAGCCAATGCCAGTGCTGTATGTAACGAAGCAGAGTTCGATGCGTCGACGCTCGACAAACCCATCATCGATCGCAAGGTCAACGGCGATGCAACGGACTCTGCAATCCTGCGCTTTGCAGAGTCGATGCAGAACGTACGCGAACTACGGAACGATTGGCGCTCGATCTTCAAGGTCGCCTTTAACAGCAAGAACAAGTTCGCGGTCAATGTCGCTACATCGGAGACATCCGAGAAGTTCGAGAACGCTCTGCTAATGATCAAGGGCGCGCCGGACATTCTGCTCCCACGATGCACCTCATACATCGATCTGGATGGTTCCACCAAGCCGATGACTGAGTCCGACCAACGCACATTGGAAGGCATGAAGGACTTCTGGTCATCGCAAGGAAAGCGTGTCATTCTGCTAGCCGAGAAGCCCCTCGAAAAGCTCACCTTTGACCCTACTGAGCAACCCAGAGAATACGAACGTGAGATACTGGGCCGCGCTGGCCATGATCTCGTCCTTGCTGGACTCGTTGGCATCGTCGACCCGCCACGTCCAGAGATCCCTGAAGTCGTCAGCATTCTTCGCGGCGCTGGAATTCGCGTCTTCATGGTCACTGGTGACTTCAAGCTTACAGCTCAGGCCATTGCGGCAGAGTGTGGTATCATTACCTCCACCCCCAAGAACATCGACGACGTCACGCATCTAGCTTTCGAAGAGAGCTACCTGGTAAGTGCTGGTATCATCGAGTCTCGGTCAAATTCGTCGGATGGATCTCGCCAGTACCTACACAAGAGCATTGTGCTCAGTGGTGCCGACATTGAGACTCTGGATGACAGCATGTGGGACAAACTTGCGCAATACGAAGAGATTGTGTTCGCTCGAACAACGCCGGAGCACAAATTGAAGATCGTCAGAGAGTTCCAAAGCAGAGAGCTAACCGTCGGTATGACTGGAGATGGAGTGAACGATGCGCCATCACTAAAGGAAGCCGACATTGGCATTGCCATGGGATCCGGAAGCGACATTGCCATCGAGGCTGCCGACATGGTCCTCCTCGACTCTTTCGCCGCCGTCATCGAAGCCGTCAAATATGGACGTGTAGTGTACGACAACTTGAAGAAGACAATCACCTACCTTCTCCCAGCAGGCAGTTTCTCAGAGTTCTGGCCTGTAATGACGAACGTCGCCTTCGGCCTACCGCAGATCTTGAGCAGCTTCCTCATGATCATCATCTGTTGTTTCACGGATTGTGCTGCAGCAACTGCGCTAGCTTACGAGAAACCCGAAGCAGACGTTCTGACCAGACCACCACGCAATGCGAAGAAGGATCGACTGGTGAACTGGAAGCTCATCCTACAAGCCTATGGTTTCATTGGTATCCTGGAAACCGTTAGCTCGTTCGCGATGGGCTACTGGTACGCACAACGCAATGCCGTCCCATTCTCATCGCTCTGGTTCGGGTTCGGTGCTGTGCCTAAAGGCATGACTCAGGCGCAGTATAAGGACATTCTCAACACGGCCAGCTCGGTCTACTTCGTCAACCTGGTCGTCATGCAATGGTTCGTGCTCTTTGCCGTGCGAACGCGACGCCTGTCCGTGCTCCAGCACAGCATGAACTGGCTCTTACTGCCGGCGATCTGCTTCGCGCTGGTCTTCGCCATCATCTGGCTGTACGTGCCAGCTTTCCACGATACGTTGCAGACTGCCGTTGTGCCTGTCGCACACTGGTTCTTGCCCATGGCATTCGGGATGGCGATTCTGCTGTTGGATGAGGCTAGGAAGTTCTGCGTGCGACGTTGGCCTCAGGGTTTCTTGGCCAGGATTGCTTGGTAG
- a CDS encoding Acyl-CoA ligase cm3C, with protein MPFTPPSWVPPLPEVPDSISIERFMFDENYGRFPLGYSQPPFSCALTGRKFSALELKERVDYLSRALCKEFGFKPNQGSAWDKVIAIFSLNTIDYLTLAWAVHRIGGILTCVNAAYNASELEYQLNDSGAKAIFTCLPLLQTTKDGVKKSKMKGGKIYIMPLAEVITGGATAPDNKTIENLVDMGKKLDRIEPSDASWKRGEGKERCAFLCYSSGTSGLPKGVMISHYNVIANTLQMTTHETPNRQTIMKQENDDHYTENCLGLLPMSHIYGLVVIAHVGPYRGDGVVVLPKYDFKWLLQSIQDYKIRMLYLVPPMIIHVTKAKDICKQYDLSSVRAAFTGAAPLGKETANDLAEMYPNWAIRQGYGLTETSTVVCATVPEDIWFGSSGSLLPGITAKLITTEGNEITGYDQPGELCVKSPAVVLGYLNNDKATKETFVDFSDGRYMRTGDEAVISKSPNGFEHVFITDRIKELIKVKGHQVAPAELEAHILTHPAVNDCVVIGFPSDREGEVPKAFVVKNPASTGAKSDEELGKSIEKHVTDHKSSFKALKGGVEFIEAVPKSPSGKILRRLMRDQEREKMKKGSKL; from the coding sequence ATGCCATTCACACCCCCATCATGGGTTCCTCCCCTTCCAGAAGTCCCAGACTCCATCTCCATCGAACGCTTCATGTTCGACGAAAACTACGGCCGCTTCCCCCTCGGCTACTCCCAACCTCCATTTTCCTGCGCCCTCACCGGCAGGAAGTTCTCCGCCCTGGAGCTAAAGGAACGCGTCGACTACCTCTCCCGAGCTCTGTGCAAGGAGTTCGGTTTCAAGCCTAACCAAGGCAGCGCCTGGGACAAGGTCATCGCCATCTTCAGCTTGAACACAATCGACTACTTGACCCTAGCATGGGCAGTGCATAGGATTGGTGGAATCTTGACGTGCGTCAATGCGGCGTACAATGCGAGCGAGCTGGAGTATCAGTTGAACGATTCTGGGGCAAAGGCGATTTTCACGTGTCTACCGCTGTTGCAGACGACCAAGGACGGCGTGAAGAAGAGCAAGATGAAGGGTGGCAAGATTTATATCATGCCACTCGCGGAGGTTATCACTGGCGGAGCGACTGCGCCGGACAACAAGACGATTGAGAACCTTGTAGACATGGGGAAGAAGCTGGACAGAATCGAGCCAAGCGACGCCAGCTGGAAACGAGGCGAGGGCAAAGAAAGATGTGCCTTTCTCTGCTACAGCAGCGGCACGAGCGGCCTTCCAAAGGGCGTGATGATCAGCCACTACAATGTCATCGCCAACACGCTCCAAATGACAACCCACGAAACGCCCAACCGCCAAACGATCATGAAACAAGAAAACGACGACCACTACACCGAAAACTGCCTAGGCCTGCTCCCCATGTCCCACATCTACGGCCTCGTAGTGATTGCCCATGTGGGACCATACAGAGGCGACGGAGTCGTAGTCCTCCCCAAATACGACTTCAAATGGCTCCTTCAATCGATTCAAGACTACAAGATCCGAATGCTCTACCTAGTCCCTCCCATGATCATCCACGTCACAAAGGCCAAAGACATCTGCAAACAATACGACCTCTCCTCCGTCCGCGCAGCATTCACCGGCGCAGCACCGCTAGGAAAGGAGACGGCCAACGATCTTGCGGAAATGTACCCAAATTGGGCCATCCGTCAAGGATACGGGTTGACAGAGACATCCACCGTAGTCTGCGCCACCGTCCCCGAAGATATCTGGTTCGGCAGCTCCGGCTCTTTGTTGCCTGGCATCACCGCCAAACTCATCACAACCGAAGGCAACGAAATCACCGGCTACGACCAGCCCGGTGAGCTCTGCGTGAAATCCCCAGCAGTAGTGCTAGGCTACTTGAACAACGACAAAGCCACCAAGGAAACCTTCGTAGACTTCTCCGATGGGCGGTACATGCGGACCGGCGACGAAGCCGTCATCTCCAAATCCCCCAACGGCTTCGAACACGTCTTCATCACCGACCGGATCAAGGAACTCATCAAAGTCAAAGGCCACCAAGTCGCGCCTGCCGAACTTGAGGCGCATATCCTAACGCATCCAGCTGTGAACGATTGCGTCGTGATTGGGTTCCCGAGTGATCGCGAGGGCGAGGTGCCGAAGGCGTTCGTGGTGAAGAATCCTGCGAGTACCGGGGCCAAGAGTGATGAGGAGTTGGGGAAGAGTATTGAGAAGCATGTGACGGATCATAAGAGTAGTTTTAAGGCGTTGAAGGGTGGGGTGGAGTTTATTGAGGCTGTGCCGAAGAGTCCTAGTGGGAAGATTTTGAGGAGGTTGATGAGGGATCAGGAGAGGGAGAAAATGAAGAAGGGGTCGAAGTTGTAA
- a CDS encoding Dehydrodolichyl diphosphate synthase complex subunit, whose translation MSVAHGTHMRKWLLSLPPVEYMIQYLRETLIGALKCGPIPEHIAFVMDGNRRWARKSKVETVEGHNMGFEALARILEVCYKSGVRVVTIYAFSIENFKRSKYEVDALMDMAKTRIVQLSEHGALLDQYGASVRVLGDRSLMRQDVLDQIDRAVDMTKHNDAALLNVCFPYTSREEITHSVRETVRDFTKPPSRPALKRPFSETHIQRNILSRQLPSVAEEDQLPKEYLPFSQSRSDETPIPSDSDSAISEQDLEASSNLQPASSRTSHSPSPNLKPTSRSSDLPDPEDITVATLTKNSYTFDAPPLDLLIRTSGVQRLSDFMLWQCHEDTEIRFLDCLWPEFDLWHFLPVLVEWQWRQKKLAQEGKVHLKTA comes from the coding sequence ATGTCAGTCGCACACGGAACGCACATGCGGAAATGGCTCCTCTCCTTACCGCCCGTCGAATACATGATCCAATACCTACGCGAAACATTAATAGGCGCACTGAAATGCGGTCCGATACCCGAGCATATTGCCTTTGTCATGGACGGCAACAGGAGATGGGCGCGGAAGTCCAAGGTGGAAACGGTGGAAGGGCACAACATGGGCTTTGAGGCATTGGCTAGGATCCTCGAGGTCTGTTATAAGAGCGGCGTGCGAGTCGTCACCATCTATGCCTTCTCCATCGAGAACTTCAAGCGCAGCAAGTACGAGGTCGATGCGCTGATGGACATGGCCAAGACGAGGATTGTTCAGCTGTCGGAGCATGGAGCATTGCTTGATCAGTATGGTGCGAGCGTGAGGGTGCTGGGAGACAGGAGCCTCATGAGGCAGGACGTTCTGGACCAGATCGATCGCGCAGTGGACATGACCAAGCACAACGACGCCGCACTCCTCAATGTCTGCTTCCCATACACGAGTCGAGAGGAGATCACCCACAGTGTGCGAGAAACAGTGCGCGACTTCACAAAACCGCCATCCAGACCAGCTTTGAAGCGACCTTTTAGCGAAACTCACATCCAGCGTAACATTCTCAGTCGGCAGTTGCCTTCAGTGGCGGAAGAAGATCAGCTACCAAAGGAGTACCTCCCATTCTCCCAGTCAAGATCAGACGAGACCCCCATACCCTCCGACAGCGACTCTGCCATCTCAGAGCAAGATCTAGAGGCATCTTCAAATCTACAACCCGCATCGTCCCGGACCAGCCACTCACCTTCGCCCAATCTCAAGCCTACTTCGCGATCAAGTGACCTGCCAGACCCTGAAGATATCACAGTAGCGACCCTGACGAAGAACTCCTACACCTTCGACGCGCCACCCCTCGATCTCCTGATACGAACATCAGGCGTGCAACGACTGTCGGACTTCATGCTCTGGCAGTGTCACGAAGACACTGAGATCCGCTTCCTGGACTGCTTATGGCCCGAGTTCGACCTATGGCACTTCCTTCCCGTTTTGGTCGAGTGGCAGTGGCGGCAGAAGAAGCTCGCTCAGGAAGGCAAGGTGCACTTGAAGACAGCATGA